A region of the Crateriforma spongiae genome:
ACACCCGTTCGGCTGGTAAACCTGGACTTGGGACCGCCAAACGCCTACGTTTGGCATCGACGAGGCTTCTTGGCGGCCTCCGGAGTCCCCCCAAACGAACCTCCCTTGGCAACCTCAACGCCGGCGGCCGACGTGGCATCGACAAAGACAGCTGGAAAGTCAGAACATTCGCGTGCGGCGGCCGGCCATCGGGCATCCCAGCGTTCCGCCGTTCATGACGCTGGGCCGCACCGATCCAATGACGCGGACGGTTCGGATGCGCGGCCCAACACGCGAAGAGCGACACCGCTGTTGGCCGTCGCCGCAACCTTGGTGGTGGCGGGCATCGCACTGGTCGCGATTGGAATTCAGTCCGGCGGCGGATTGGACAACGACATTGCTGCGGCGCCGGCGCGCACCGCGATCCCGGCACCCTACGATGCGGATCGCGCAATGGGATACTTGCGACAAATCTGTGACATCGGCCCCAGGCCCACGGCCAGTGCCGGCATGGAAACGCAGCAAGCGTTTCTGAAACGTCACTTCGAATCGTTGGGAGGAACGGTTCGCTTGCAATCGACGCGTATCCGGCATCCGGAAACCGGCGATGTCATCCCGATGGCCAACCTGATCGCTTCATGGCACTTGGATCGTCCGAAACGTTTCCTGCTGTGTGCCCACTACGACACGCGTCCGTTCCCCGATCGAGACCGTCGCAATCCCAAAGGTCGGTTTGTGGGCGCCAATGACGGTGGCAGCGGAGTCGCGGCCTTGATGGAACTGGCACATCACCTGGACGAACTGCCGTCGGATGTCGGCGTGGACTTGGTCATGTTTGACGCCGAAGAATTCGTCTTTGACGAACGGCGTGACAAGTACTTTCTGGGTTCCACCTATTTTGCCCAACAGTACCGAATGCAGCCGCCTCAATCGCCGTACACCGCCGGCGTGCTGTTGGACATGGTCGGCGACAAAGAACTAAAGATCTATTACGAACGCAACAGCCTGAAGTACGCCCGCCAAGTGGCACGTCAAATTTGGAACGTGGCGGACGATTTGGGGGTCACCGCTTTTGTCCCACGCAGTCGCCATGAAATTCGCGACGACCATCTGCCGTTGAATCAGATCGCGGGCATTCCGACGGTGGACTTGATCGATTTCGACTATCCCAGGCCAGGACTGGGTGCCCCGCAATACTGGCATACCGAACAAGACATCCCCGAAAACTGCAGCGGCGAAAGCCTGGCCGCGGTGGTTTGGGTCGTGCATCAATGGCTACAACGGCAATAACGCATCATGTTTAGCGGCGGAATCATCCTTTCGGTCACGCTGATATTGTTTGCCGTTTGGCTGCAGTGGAACGAGCGACAGGGATGGCCGGGGGAAGAATCCGAGTACGACGACAAGACGGATGCGGATTATCTGCGTTCGCGTTTTCGCAGCCGGCGCCGGATCCACTGGATCATTGGCGTTTGCGGCCTGTTGATTCTGATTGCAACCGT
Encoded here:
- a CDS encoding M28 family peptidase encodes the protein MLAVAATLVVAGIALVAIGIQSGGGLDNDIAAAPARTAIPAPYDADRAMGYLRQICDIGPRPTASAGMETQQAFLKRHFESLGGTVRLQSTRIRHPETGDVIPMANLIASWHLDRPKRFLLCAHYDTRPFPDRDRRNPKGRFVGANDGGSGVAALMELAHHLDELPSDVGVDLVMFDAEEFVFDERRDKYFLGSTYFAQQYRMQPPQSPYTAGVLLDMVGDKELKIYYERNSLKYARQVARQIWNVADDLGVTAFVPRSRHEIRDDHLPLNQIAGIPTVDLIDFDYPRPGLGAPQYWHTEQDIPENCSGESLAAVVWVVHQWLQRQ